A single window of Cydia fagiglandana chromosome 25, ilCydFagi1.1, whole genome shotgun sequence DNA harbors:
- the LOC134676738 gene encoding zinc finger protein 492-like, with translation MLFNLAVHIKEQTDYMQHSDCQMETQCAEQIKEESSCSESEECSMSKAALPASLCTEHKPLYSDSTSYGVSEAEKLADELKEEALCSDGMECGMTGMSESTMLAGVDTDHDVKDEFVLGSEHVKEEPSLSESVEYGMSEAAMLADLYADHVVKDELVLGPEHPHRPDVSLVALDWALADEDVCLLESQEHTSQPALKDCCVRLERLHYGAPAKHTMQDTTRTDSEPYSEDKMYTKVDCERVTEPVCDLCGKKFSLNSDLLKHVMTHIHTSSVEQEGSRPVVADYVFEEKPLQERVLSGDSPLALRDCCVRLEHLQHHEALAGNDTTRTDTESDTENIYARDCIVNNRTTTSGTDNDNENIYARDCKRMFICDLCGKKFALKAGLMKHVVIHIHVPTNAGSIEPNTSQDKVSINILNENSDIDEYVCDTCRKTFRRKYDLIRHIQNTHMQTSSKIIKPEPTVYECNKEGKKTYSCETCGIQFTQKMYLITHKRIHTAERPYSCKICEKRFKTSGCLKIHERVHPGVKPYSSEPCNKQFQDVRLLNKHKKVHTGEKPYMCEICKKQFSNILFLNIHKVTHTGITCEICKEHFRQWEKFRIHKRTHTGGTIYTCAVCNMKFASVWKFNAHNRTHTNERPYACGICGKRYTRASHLTRHNRYHTGEKPFSCKMCNKKYSEQDSLSKHILSHTGAKPYSCYVCKKRFADKGYLNKHILRHTGAEPYACKICKKRFAHKGSLNTHILSHTGAKSYSYEICKKRFVHKGSLKTHIISHTGAKPYSCEICNKRFARKFNLNTHIRSHTGAKPYSCDFCKKRVQH, from the exons ATGCTTTTTAACTTGGCAGTGCACATTAAGGAGCAGACAGACTATATGCAGCATTCTGACTGTCAGATGGAGACACAGTGTGCGGAACAAATTAAAGAGGAGTCCTCATGCTCGGAAAGTGAGGAATGCAGCATGAGTAAGGCAGCATTGCCGGCTAGCCTGTGCACCGAACACAAACCCTTATATTCGGACAGCACAAGCTATGGTGTAAGCGAGGCAGAAAAGCTCGCTGATGAGCTAAAGGAGGAGGCACTGTGTTCAGACGGCATGGAGTGTGGCATGACTGGCATGAGCGAGTCAACCATGCTGGCTGGTGTGGATACTGACCATGATGTAAAGGATGAGTTTGTGCTCGGATCAGAGCATGTGAAGGAAGAGCCTTCATTGTCAGAGAGCGTAGAGTATGGAATGAGTGAGGCGGCCATGCTGGCAGACCTATACGCTGACCACGTCGTAAAGGATGAGTTAGTGCTGGGGCCGGAGCATCCACATCGGCCAGATGTTTCTCTGGTAGCCCTCG ACTGGGCGCTAGCTGACGAGGATGTTTGCCTGCTGGAGTCTCAGGAGCACACCTCACAGCCGGCACTGAAGGACTGCTGCGTGAGGCTCGAGCGCCTCCACTACGGAGCCCCTGCCAAGCACACCATGCAAGACACCACTCGCACTGACAGTGAACCTTATTCTGAAGATAAAATGTACACTAAAGTTGACTGTGAGAGAGTGACTGAACCGGTGTGTGATCTTTGTGGCAAGAAGTTTTCTTTAAATTCTGATTTATTGAAGCATGTCATGACCCACATTCACACGTCTAGTGTGGAGCAAGAAGGCAGCCGGCCTGTTGTCGCTGATTACG TATTTGAAGAAAAGCCGTTACAGGAGCGCGTCCTTAGTGGAGACTCTCCGCTCGCGCTCCGAGACTGCTGCGTGCGGCTCGAACACCTCCAACACCACGAGGCGCTCGCCGGCAACGACACAACACGTACTGACACGGAATCTGATACTGAAAACATATATGCTAGAGACTGTATCGTTAACAATCGTACAACAACTAGTGGCACAGACAAtgataatgaaaatatatatgctAGAGACTGTAAGAGGATGTTTATATGCGATCTTTGTGGCAAAAAGTTCGCTTTGAAGGCGGGTTTAATGAAACATGTTGTAATCCATATACATGTACCTACTAACGCTGGATCGATTGAACCAAATACTTCACAAGACAAAGTAAGCATAAATATCTTGAATGAAAACTCAGATATAGATGAATATGTGTGTGACACTTGCAGAAAAACATTTCGCCGCAAATATGACTTGATTCGTCATATACAAAACACGCACATGCAAACaagttctaaaataataaaaccagAGCCAACGGTCTATGAATGTAATAAAGAAGGTAAGAAAACATATTCCTGCGAGACATGTGGAAtacaatttacacaaaaaatgtaTTTGATTACACATAAACGAATTCACACTGCCGAAAGGCCTTATTCGTGTAAAATATGTGAAAAACGGTTTAAAACTTCTGGTTGTTTGAAAATTCATGAACGTGTTCATCCTGGCGTAAAGCCATATTCGAGCGAACCATGTAACAAGCAGTTTCAGGATGTGCGACTattaaacaaacataaaaaagttCATACAGGTGAAAAACCATATATGTGCGAAATATGTAAAAAACAGTTTTCGAACATactgtttttaaatatacacaAAGTTACCCACACGGGTATTACGTGTGAAATTTGTAAGGAACATTTTAGGCAATGGGAAAAATTTCGAATTCATAAGCGAACTCACACAGGCGGGACGATATATACGTGCGCGGTGTGTAATATGAAGTTTGCAAGTGTCTGGAAATTCAATGCGCACAATCGGACACATACAAACGAGAGGCCATACGCATGTGGAATATGTGGAAAGCGGTATACACGAGCTTCTCATTTAACGAGACATAATCGGTATCACACTGGTGAAAAACCGTTCTCCTGCAAGATGTGTAATAAGAAATATTCGGAACAAGATTCTTTGAGCAAacacatactaagccatactggagcgaagccttattcttgctatgtctgcaaaaaacggttcgcgGATAAGGGCTATTTGAACAAACACATACTAAGACATACTGGAGCGGAGCCTTATGCTTGCAAAATTtgcaaaaaacggttcgcgcATAAGGGCAGTTTGAACACacacatactaagccatactggagcgaagtCTTATTCTTAcgaaatctgcaaaaaacggttcgtGCATAAGGGCAGTTTGAAAACACACATaataagccatactggagcgaagccttattcttgcgaaatctgcaacAAACGGTTCGCGCGAAAGTTCAATTTGAATACACACATacgaagccatactggagcgaagccttattccTGCGATttctgcaaaaaacg agtgcagcactag